One Streptomyces sp. CNQ-509 DNA window includes the following coding sequences:
- a CDS encoding Yip1 family protein yields the protein MGRGREPHGSRQQGRPQGPPQGGPPPYGGPQYGGPPPPHGQGHGQPHGAQWRQPPGSHGPGPEYYGGHDPYAADRPGNTQPYGVGGVPDDYGPYQDGHVYRAGEAAAPPVGPRLHWKDLLSGIVFHPNRTFWQMRDHSMWGPALTVSFLYGLLAVFGLEQARDEVLNSTISASIPWIVVTGIAVTLSGLVMGTVTHTLARNLGGAGALAPTVGLAMLIVALTDAPRLLIAMFIGGEHAFAQGVGWLTWLAAGVLLTSMVSKSHDLPWPRALGACSIQLVALLALFKLGTL from the coding sequence ATGGGCCGGGGACGCGAGCCCCACGGCAGTCGGCAGCAGGGGCGGCCGCAGGGCCCGCCCCAGGGCGGCCCCCCGCCTTACGGCGGTCCGCAGTACGGCGGTCCCCCGCCGCCGCACGGGCAGGGGCACGGGCAGCCGCACGGCGCCCAGTGGCGCCAGCCCCCCGGCAGCCACGGCCCGGGTCCCGAGTACTACGGCGGCCACGACCCGTACGCCGCCGACCGCCCCGGCAACACCCAGCCGTACGGCGTCGGCGGGGTGCCGGACGACTACGGTCCGTACCAAGACGGCCACGTCTACCGCGCCGGCGAGGCGGCGGCCCCGCCCGTAGGCCCGCGGCTGCACTGGAAGGACCTGCTCAGCGGGATCGTCTTCCACCCGAACCGCACGTTCTGGCAGATGCGCGACCACAGCATGTGGGGCCCCGCGCTCACGGTGAGCTTCCTCTACGGCCTGCTCGCGGTCTTCGGCCTGGAGCAGGCGCGCGACGAGGTGCTCAACTCCACGATCTCGGCGAGCATCCCGTGGATCGTCGTCACGGGCATCGCGGTCACGCTCAGCGGCCTGGTGATGGGCACGGTCACGCACACCCTCGCCCGCAACCTGGGCGGCGCGGGGGCCCTGGCGCCGACGGTGGGGCTGGCGATGCTGATCGTGGCGCTCACGGACGCGCCGCGGCTGCTGATCGCGATGTTCATCGGCGGGGAGCACGCGTTCGCGCAGGGCGTCGGCTGGCTGACGTGGCTGGCGGCGGGGGTGCTGCTGACGTCGATGGTGAGCAAGTCGCACGACCTGCCGTGGCCGCGGGCGCTGGGGGCGTGCTCGATCCAGTTGGTGGCACTGCTGGCGCTCTTCAAACTGGGCACGCTCTGA
- a CDS encoding ABC transporter permease subunit has protein sequence MEAARADGLMTTHRARGLLLVLPALTVVALACCGLALAVRGSLADGLGAGWSPAAYAGLLDDPVLVGSLLLSLKIAAAGTAGSAVLALAVVGAVSTARRSRGVVEAVARATLAVPHALAAAAFALLLAGSGLLSRLARAAGWTDEPADFPALVAGEGQIAIVLSYVWKEAPFIVLMLLAAHTPAVRDLETAVRTLGAGRWQRLRHVTWPLLAAALLEACLLVFAFTFAAYEIPALLGATAPRALPVEAVELYRSVALEDRPRALALAVVIGAVVALAALAAAVISRRLLRARVGAGR, from the coding sequence ATGGAAGCAGCACGTGCCGACGGGCTCATGACCACGCACCGCGCACGGGGCCTGCTGCTGGTGCTGCCTGCGCTCACCGTCGTGGCCCTGGCCTGCTGCGGTCTCGCCCTGGCCGTGCGCGGCAGCCTGGCCGACGGCCTCGGCGCCGGCTGGAGCCCCGCCGCGTACGCCGGGCTGCTCGACGACCCGGTCCTCGTCGGCTCCCTGCTGCTCAGCCTGAAGATCGCCGCCGCCGGCACGGCGGGATCCGCGGTCCTCGCCCTGGCGGTGGTCGGCGCGGTCAGCACCGCCCGGCGCTCCCGGGGCGTCGTGGAGGCGGTGGCCCGGGCCACCCTCGCCGTGCCGCACGCCCTGGCCGCCGCCGCCTTCGCCCTGCTGCTGGCCGGCTCCGGACTCCTCTCCCGCCTCGCCCGCGCCGCCGGCTGGACTGACGAGCCCGCCGACTTCCCCGCGCTGGTCGCCGGCGAGGGCCAGATCGCCATCGTGCTCAGCTACGTCTGGAAGGAGGCACCGTTCATCGTCCTGATGCTGCTGGCCGCGCACACGCCCGCCGTACGTGACCTGGAGACGGCCGTGCGCACCCTGGGCGCCGGCCGCTGGCAGCGCCTGCGGCACGTCACCTGGCCGCTGCTCGCGGCCGCCCTGCTGGAGGCGTGCCTGCTGGTGTTCGCCTTCACCTTCGCCGCCTACGAAATCCCCGCGCTGCTCGGGGCGACCGCGCCGCGCGCGCTGCCGGTGGAGGCGGTGGAGCTGTACCGCTCGGTCGCACTGGAGGACCGGCCGCGCGCCCTGGCGCTCGCCGTGGTCATCGGCGCCGTGGTCGCGCTGGCGGCCCTCGCCGCCGCGGTGATCTCCCGGCGACTGCTGCGCGCACGAGTCGGGGCCGGCCGGTGA
- a CDS encoding FG-GAP and VCBS repeat-containing protein: MHHRLRTALATATAAAALSGGLAALAAPGAAAAEPPGAIVDFNGDGDPDVAVSAPDAYVAGVRGAGQIVAHYGAENSTAAGITARRAKRLSQHSAGVPGTAEDGDGWGGWTAAADLDGDGYTDLAVAAPGEKVGGDVNGGTIQILWGGSQGLAGGTTLPDPRPYEHDLFGRGIAAGDFDGDGTADLAVASTSASMDVFTGGFGRTKGDYGAWDTVAVPLDNGRIWGRFDLAAGDVDGDGDDDLVVNGHVDWERSGVYVPGSPDGLTDAGQRQLSGGDTTVVGDVNGDGRADIVTGLTRDDQGTPGAAVGGKVSVTLGSADGPAGTTDLSQATPGVPGTPEQGDSFGGQLALGDVNGDGHTDLAVSAANETLGAAENTGTVTVLYGAADGSSSGSGSGSGFGGAGATLVHQNTPGVPGTNETRDRFGVGILLSDLNGDGFDDLTAGAAGENDGNGAVYALRADAGGVAADGAAAIYPSSVGMPTTGRPGYGAEFAG, encoded by the coding sequence ATGCATCACCGACTCCGTACCGCACTGGCCACCGCGACCGCCGCCGCCGCGCTCTCGGGCGGCCTGGCCGCCCTCGCCGCCCCCGGCGCGGCGGCCGCGGAACCCCCGGGCGCGATCGTCGACTTCAACGGAGACGGAGACCCCGACGTCGCGGTCTCCGCGCCGGACGCGTACGTCGCCGGCGTAAGGGGCGCCGGCCAAATCGTCGCCCATTACGGGGCGGAGAACTCCACCGCCGCCGGCATCACCGCCCGCCGCGCCAAGCGGCTCAGCCAGCACAGCGCAGGCGTCCCCGGCACCGCCGAGGACGGCGACGGCTGGGGCGGCTGGACCGCCGCCGCGGACCTCGACGGCGACGGGTACACCGACCTCGCCGTCGCCGCCCCCGGCGAGAAGGTCGGCGGCGACGTCAACGGCGGCACCATCCAGATCCTGTGGGGCGGGTCACAGGGCCTCGCCGGCGGTACGACACTGCCCGACCCGCGCCCGTACGAGCACGACCTCTTCGGCCGGGGCATCGCGGCAGGCGACTTCGACGGCGACGGCACCGCGGACCTGGCCGTGGCGTCCACGAGCGCGTCCATGGACGTCTTCACCGGCGGCTTCGGCCGTACGAAGGGCGACTACGGGGCGTGGGACACGGTCGCGGTGCCGCTGGACAACGGGAGGATCTGGGGCCGGTTCGATCTCGCCGCGGGCGACGTCGACGGGGACGGCGACGACGATCTCGTCGTCAACGGCCACGTGGACTGGGAGCGCAGCGGCGTCTACGTGCCGGGCTCCCCGGACGGCCTGACCGACGCGGGGCAGCGGCAGCTCTCCGGAGGCGACACCACCGTCGTCGGGGACGTGAACGGCGACGGCCGGGCCGACATCGTCACCGGGCTGACGCGCGACGACCAGGGCACGCCGGGCGCGGCGGTGGGCGGCAAGGTCTCCGTCACCCTCGGCTCCGCGGACGGCCCCGCCGGCACCACGGACCTGAGCCAGGCCACGCCGGGCGTCCCGGGCACGCCGGAGCAGGGGGACTCCTTCGGCGGCCAGTTGGCCCTCGGCGACGTGAACGGCGACGGGCACACGGACCTGGCCGTCTCCGCGGCGAACGAGACCCTGGGCGCCGCCGAGAACACCGGCACCGTCACGGTGCTCTACGGCGCGGCGGACGGCTCGAGCTCCGGCTCGGGCTCGGGCTCGGGTTTCGGCGGGGCGGGCGCCACGCTGGTCCACCAGAACACCCCGGGCGTCCCCGGCACCAACGAGACCCGCGACCGCTTCGGCGTCGGCATCCTCCTCTCGGACCTCAACGGCGACGGCTTCGACGACCTGACCGCGGGCGCGGCCGGTGAGAACGACGGCAACGGCGCGGTCTACGCCCTGCGCGCCGACGCCGGCGGGGTGGCGGCGGACGGGGCGGCGGCGATCTACCCGTCGTCGGTGGGGATGCCGACGACGGGGCGCCCGGGGTACGGGGCGGAGTTCGCCGGCTGA
- a CDS encoding ATP-binding protein, whose amino-acid sequence MPGEVGFGSLLGEKGFFAHLFGRSPSGSGRKLLYEDDLPVVLLNGGPGMGKTRLLHAVRDHFATEVPVIYLDCRKEMYAARARTEPDARSAATEALFEVAGRLRTWKGTGGSFTFPRLFPGLAVLATGVRQGTAEAVATEVERYEQIAQRRRAFGLRAGDFWSGVIQGGIRNLLMAWAGVALGPYPAAVLNAVADELIKRSAHRGRAELERIYGAYPGAAGQPKHGLMNLAADFHAGGEARRPAEDFLFRVLREDLEADYASASGYMRRVGRPGLLLDHADAPLGQGLLRAVLADRRDGQRDRTVVVGTARRADGGEFLHAGLPPDEVEPPAAFRPTDGYPATWTRRTTGAPGGANQAVLADGVLQLRMPYLSGVQIGEETARLRSLGAPTGGANALRLDSAVARLSSGRLHSVMRLAAAAKSFQMPPDANDRDLLAAPLRESGAAERPVADVLLEELIERELPTKLPAQHEDHWLDLLTHLSIAHDPECADVLLRHYQQGHVDPLTAAQVSRLLLDTGWPRCERHFIGDFGLRQLLLHRLYGLLPDGAAWNADHQLLRDHYPPEPAAAADLAASLPDEAPPAFRSPTAHHLNHHLVSGGVPDVVRHLVRRLPGRPEAWCAELLEIAQAPYLLGADARRQRALGRVSMEGEPLDVTVDRLLHAVWLCEERTRPTGEEMAGALTTLLNLLATMGFDGAGRLVAATADWPGLVANQQPLLRCTCTHQMGRRR is encoded by the coding sequence GTGCCTGGAGAAGTGGGGTTCGGCAGCCTGCTGGGCGAGAAGGGTTTCTTCGCCCATCTCTTCGGGCGGTCGCCGTCGGGCTCCGGACGGAAGTTGCTCTACGAGGACGACCTCCCCGTGGTGCTCCTCAACGGCGGCCCCGGCATGGGTAAGACGCGCCTGCTGCATGCCGTGCGCGACCACTTCGCGACCGAGGTGCCGGTGATCTACCTGGACTGCCGCAAGGAGATGTATGCCGCCCGCGCCCGCACCGAGCCCGACGCCCGGTCGGCGGCCACCGAGGCGCTGTTCGAGGTGGCCGGGCGGCTGCGGACCTGGAAGGGAACGGGCGGCTCGTTCACCTTCCCGCGACTCTTCCCGGGTCTGGCGGTGCTCGCGACCGGCGTGCGTCAAGGCACCGCAGAGGCGGTGGCGACGGAGGTGGAGCGGTACGAGCAGATAGCCCAGCGGCGGCGGGCGTTCGGGCTGCGGGCGGGCGACTTCTGGAGTGGCGTCATCCAAGGGGGAATCCGCAATCTCCTGATGGCCTGGGCCGGGGTGGCCCTCGGCCCGTATCCGGCGGCCGTCCTCAATGCCGTGGCGGACGAGCTGATCAAGCGGTCCGCGCACCGCGGCCGGGCGGAGCTGGAGCGGATCTACGGCGCGTACCCCGGGGCCGCGGGGCAGCCCAAGCACGGGCTGATGAACCTCGCCGCCGACTTCCACGCCGGCGGCGAGGCCCGTCGGCCCGCCGAGGACTTCCTCTTCCGCGTGCTGCGTGAAGACCTGGAGGCCGACTACGCTTCCGCGAGCGGCTATATGCGCCGCGTCGGCCGCCCTGGCCTGCTCCTCGACCACGCCGACGCGCCGCTCGGCCAGGGGCTGTTACGGGCCGTGCTCGCCGACCGCCGCGACGGGCAGCGCGACCGCACAGTGGTCGTCGGTACGGCGCGCCGCGCGGACGGCGGGGAGTTCCTGCACGCCGGGCTGCCCCCGGACGAGGTGGAGCCGCCGGCGGCGTTCCGGCCCACCGACGGCTATCCGGCAACGTGGACCAGGCGCACGACGGGCGCGCCGGGCGGCGCCAATCAGGCGGTGCTCGCGGACGGGGTGCTGCAGCTACGCATGCCGTATCTCAGCGGCGTCCAGATCGGCGAGGAGACCGCGCGGCTGCGCTCCCTCGGCGCGCCGACCGGCGGCGCCAACGCCCTGCGCCTCGACTCCGCGGTGGCGCGGCTGAGCAGCGGGCGGTTGCACTCGGTAATGCGCCTCGCCGCGGCCGCCAAGTCTTTCCAGATGCCGCCCGACGCCAACGACCGCGACCTGCTCGCCGCCCCGCTGCGCGAGAGCGGAGCCGCCGAGCGACCGGTCGCGGACGTACTGCTTGAGGAGCTGATCGAGCGGGAGTTGCCGACGAAGCTGCCGGCTCAGCACGAGGACCACTGGCTGGACCTGCTCACCCACCTGTCGATCGCCCACGACCCCGAGTGTGCGGATGTCCTGCTCCGCCACTACCAGCAGGGCCACGTGGACCCGCTGACCGCGGCCCAGGTCTCCAGGCTGCTTCTCGATACGGGCTGGCCGCGCTGCGAGCGGCACTTCATCGGGGACTTCGGGCTGCGCCAGCTGCTGCTGCACCGGTTGTACGGGCTGCTCCCCGACGGCGCCGCGTGGAACGCCGACCACCAACTGCTGCGCGACCACTATCCACCCGAGCCGGCCGCCGCGGCCGACCTTGCTGCCTCCCTACCGGATGAAGCGCCCCCCGCCTTCCGCTCCCCCACGGCCCACCACCTCAACCACCACCTGGTCTCCGGCGGCGTACCGGACGTGGTCCGCCACCTGGTGCGTCGGCTCCCCGGCCGACCGGAGGCGTGGTGCGCGGAGCTGCTCGAGATCGCCCAGGCACCGTACCTCCTCGGAGCGGACGCCCGCAGGCAGCGGGCCCTCGGACGGGTGTCGATGGAGGGCGAGCCGCTGGACGTCACCGTCGACCGGCTGCTGCATGCGGTGTGGCTGTGCGAGGAGCGCACCCGCCCGACCGGGGAGGAGATGGCCGGCGCGCTGACCACGTTGCTGAATCTGCTCGCGACCATGGGCTTCGACGGGGCGGGGCGGCTCGTCGCCGCCACGGCCGACTGGCCTGGCCTGGTGGCCAATCAGCAGCCGCTGCTGCGCTGCACGTGCACCCATCAGATGGGTCGGAGGAGGTAA
- a CDS encoding ABC transporter ATP-binding protein, whose product MTPTPPAPAHGLRMSGITVTHPGQRGRRATVLDGLDLDVGDGRLLALLGPSGCGKTTTVQVISGLLRPDHGTVHVGGHDITRTPPERRGAAVVFQQPMLLPHRTALDNVALPVRLRGQHRRAARTAAHDELARVGVADLAGRYPRQLSGGQAQRVALARALAARPRVLLLDEPFSALDTGLRHEMRELLASVQRQLRLTTVLVTHDRSEAAAVADTVAILHGGRLLQHAPAADLHARPASRTVAHFLGAPTALPGTATGHFTCALGRLKLPDHVHHRGPGYLVIRPETVTLGDGPDAVPATVGTVRPDGAFTALRAETNAGPVHALLPPGPPPAVGEQIRLRLPVEHRWVVPG is encoded by the coding sequence ATGACCCCGACGCCCCCCGCCCCGGCCCACGGCCTGCGCATGTCCGGCATCACCGTCACCCACCCCGGGCAGCGCGGGCGCCGGGCAACCGTCCTGGACGGCCTCGACCTGGACGTCGGCGACGGCCGGCTGCTCGCCCTGCTGGGCCCGTCCGGCTGCGGCAAGACCACCACCGTGCAGGTGATATCCGGACTGCTGAGGCCCGACCACGGCACCGTCCACGTCGGCGGGCACGACATCACCCGGACACCGCCCGAGCGCCGCGGCGCCGCCGTCGTCTTCCAGCAGCCCATGCTGCTGCCCCACCGCACCGCGCTCGACAACGTCGCCCTCCCGGTCCGGCTGCGCGGGCAGCACCGCCGCGCCGCCCGTACTGCCGCCCACGACGAACTCGCGCGCGTCGGCGTGGCGGACCTCGCAGGCCGCTACCCGCGCCAGCTCTCCGGCGGCCAGGCGCAGCGGGTCGCCCTGGCCCGCGCGCTCGCCGCCCGGCCCCGAGTGCTGCTGCTCGACGAGCCGTTCAGCGCCCTGGACACCGGGCTACGGCACGAAATGCGCGAACTGCTCGCCTCGGTGCAGCGTCAACTGCGCCTGACCACCGTGCTGGTCACCCACGACCGCTCCGAGGCCGCCGCCGTCGCCGACACCGTCGCCATCCTGCACGGCGGACGCCTGCTCCAGCACGCCCCGGCCGCCGACCTCCACGCCCGCCCCGCCTCCCGCACCGTGGCCCACTTCCTCGGCGCACCCACCGCACTCCCCGGCACCGCCACCGGACACTTCACCTGCGCGCTCGGCCGGCTGAAGCTCCCCGACCACGTCCACCACCGCGGGCCCGGCTACCTCGTCATCCGGCCCGAGACGGTCACGCTGGGCGACGGACCCGACGCGGTGCCCGCCACCGTAGGCACCGTGCGCCCGGACGGCGCCTTCACCGCCCTGCGCGCCGAGACGAACGCCGGCCCCGTACACGCCCTGCTCCCGCCCGGCCCGCCGCCGGCCGTCGGCGAACAGATCCGGCTGCGACTGCCCGTGGAACACCGCTGGGTGGTGCCCGGCTGA
- a CDS encoding ABC transporter permease, translating into MNRLNKVGRSAGYAVLAVWVAAPVLPLLLWAFTGRWVYPALLPQDFSTRAWARVADPQQQVLDALGTSLALASCTAVVGTTLGALAARGLVLYAPPAAGLLRVLLLAPVLVPPFALAVGVQEMFVRAGLADHAVGVALVHLVPALPYTVLVMTGAHATYDIRMEHAARTLGASRTAVLRNVTLPLLAPALLAAATLAFLVSWSEYLMTVLVGGGLVTTLPLLLFSTAAGSGNQPLTAVLGILIAVPPVLLFGLAAALLRRRRAPWADPTPPSPRTERAAAS; encoded by the coding sequence GTGAACCGGCTGAACAAGGTGGGGCGGTCGGCCGGGTACGCGGTCCTCGCGGTCTGGGTGGCGGCCCCCGTACTGCCGCTGCTGCTGTGGGCGTTCACGGGCCGCTGGGTCTATCCGGCGCTGCTGCCGCAGGACTTCTCCACCCGGGCCTGGGCTCGCGTGGCGGATCCGCAGCAGCAGGTCCTCGACGCGCTCGGCACCTCCCTGGCGCTGGCTTCCTGCACCGCCGTCGTCGGTACCACCCTCGGCGCGCTCGCCGCCCGCGGCCTGGTGCTGTACGCGCCGCCGGCCGCGGGGCTGCTGCGTGTGCTGCTGCTCGCGCCGGTGCTGGTGCCACCGTTCGCGCTCGCCGTCGGCGTGCAGGAGATGTTCGTACGCGCCGGGCTCGCCGATCACGCCGTAGGCGTGGCCCTGGTGCACTTGGTGCCCGCACTGCCGTACACAGTGCTCGTGATGACCGGCGCCCACGCCACCTACGACATCCGCATGGAACACGCGGCGCGGACGCTCGGCGCCTCCCGCACCGCCGTGCTGCGCAACGTCACCCTGCCGCTGCTGGCCCCGGCGCTGCTGGCCGCGGCCACGCTGGCCTTCTTGGTGTCCTGGAGCGAATACCTGATGACCGTGCTCGTCGGCGGCGGACTGGTCACCACGCTGCCGCTGCTGCTGTTCTCCACCGCGGCAGGCAGCGGCAACCAGCCGCTGACCGCGGTGCTGGGCATCCTCATCGCCGTACCCCCGGTCCTGCTGTTCGGCCTGGCCGCCGCCCTCCTGCGACGCCGCCGCGCACCGTGGGCCGACCCCACCCCGCCGTCCCCGCGCACCGAGAGGGCCGCCGCCTCATGA
- the dcd gene encoding dCTP deaminase, with product MLLSDKDIRTEVDAGRVRIEPFEDAMIQPSSVDVRLDRYFRVFENHRYPHIDPAVEQSDLTRLVEPEGDECFILHPGEFVLASTYEVISLPDDIASRLEGKSSLGRLGLLTHSTAGFIDPGFSGHVTLELSNVATLPIKLWPGMKIGQLCMFRLSSPAEHPYGSAKYGSRYQGQRGPTPSRSYQNFHRTVI from the coding sequence GTGCTGCTCTCTGACAAGGACATCCGGACCGAAGTCGACGCCGGGCGGGTCCGGATCGAGCCCTTCGAGGACGCGATGATCCAGCCGTCCAGCGTGGACGTACGCCTCGACCGCTACTTCCGGGTGTTCGAGAACCACCGCTATCCCCACATCGACCCCGCCGTCGAACAGAGCGACCTCACGCGGCTCGTGGAGCCCGAGGGCGACGAGTGCTTCATCCTGCACCCCGGGGAGTTCGTGCTGGCTTCGACGTACGAGGTCATCTCGCTGCCCGACGACATCGCCTCCCGGCTCGAGGGCAAGTCCAGCCTCGGGCGGCTCGGGCTGCTCACGCACTCCACCGCCGGCTTCATCGACCCCGGGTTCAGCGGGCACGTCACGCTGGAGCTCTCCAACGTCGCCACGCTGCCCATCAAGCTGTGGCCGGGCATGAAGATCGGGCAGCTCTGCATGTTCCGGCTCAGCTCACCCGCCGAGCACCCCTACGGGTCCGCCAAGTACGGCTCCCGGTATCAGGGGCAGCGCGGGCCCACGCCCTCGCGGTCGTACCAGAACTTCCACCGGACCGTGATCTGA
- a CDS encoding FG-GAP and VCBS repeat-containing protein — protein sequence MPRSRRTPTTATALAASLAVVAGAALAGGAAPAAAAPAEGAVAAPAKFHDDFNGDGYPDLVVAAPSGTVDGAARAGYVAVLYGSAGGLDTARRTVVSQSTAGVPGTSEAGDAFGATLASADVDRDGYADLAVGVTGEDLGGVADTGRTIVLYGSSGGLSGSGAQDLRPASLTEGNAYATGLAAGDWFHDGSTALAILSKDHLELYGGWGRARTPARAQAGHPFADFPQDFTPTGLVGGDFEGDGAADLVVTGRKWYLEYLQGHSLYLKGGGPEGYTRTEFAGGPVGVAGDIDKDGADDLAIGDPSVLEHGEYELSGGAVQVWYGAAGGPGSGQPEVWQQGSGGVPGAYEVEDRFGSDVSLGDVNGDGFLDLAVGAEGEAIGTGAGAGAVWLLRGSAGGLTTTGVQHFNQDTPGIPGTAEAGDLFGSDVRLHDPNRDGRSGLIAGAPGENAGQGFAWVLQARSSGLIADGSWNFSGASVGANGANARFPETIAE from the coding sequence ATGCCACGCAGCCGCCGTACGCCCACGACCGCCACCGCCTTAGCGGCCTCTCTGGCCGTCGTCGCCGGCGCCGCCCTCGCGGGCGGCGCCGCACCGGCCGCCGCCGCGCCCGCGGAAGGCGCGGTCGCGGCGCCCGCGAAGTTCCACGACGACTTCAACGGCGACGGCTACCCCGACCTGGTGGTGGCCGCCCCCTCCGGCACCGTGGACGGCGCCGCGCGCGCCGGGTACGTCGCCGTGCTCTACGGCTCGGCCGGCGGGCTCGACACCGCCAGGCGCACGGTCGTCAGCCAGTCCACCGCGGGCGTCCCCGGCACCTCCGAGGCCGGCGACGCCTTCGGCGCCACCCTCGCCTCCGCCGACGTCGACCGCGACGGGTACGCCGACCTCGCCGTCGGCGTCACCGGCGAGGACCTCGGCGGCGTCGCGGACACGGGGCGCACGATCGTCCTCTACGGCTCCTCCGGCGGGCTGTCCGGCAGCGGCGCGCAGGACCTGCGCCCCGCCTCCCTGACCGAGGGCAACGCGTATGCGACCGGCCTGGCCGCGGGCGACTGGTTCCACGACGGGTCGACCGCGCTGGCGATCCTGTCGAAGGACCACCTGGAGCTGTACGGGGGCTGGGGCCGGGCACGTACCCCTGCGCGCGCCCAGGCGGGCCACCCCTTCGCCGACTTCCCGCAGGACTTCACGCCCACCGGCCTGGTCGGCGGCGACTTCGAGGGCGACGGCGCCGCCGACCTCGTGGTCACCGGCCGGAAGTGGTACCTGGAGTACCTGCAGGGCCACTCCCTGTACCTCAAGGGCGGCGGCCCGGAGGGCTACACACGCACGGAGTTCGCCGGCGGTCCCGTCGGCGTCGCGGGCGACATCGACAAGGACGGCGCCGACGACCTCGCGATCGGCGATCCCTCGGTGCTGGAGCACGGCGAGTACGAGCTGTCGGGCGGCGCCGTCCAGGTCTGGTACGGGGCCGCGGGCGGGCCGGGCTCGGGGCAGCCCGAGGTGTGGCAGCAGGGCAGCGGTGGCGTACCCGGGGCGTACGAGGTGGAGGACCGCTTCGGCAGTGACGTCTCCCTCGGCGACGTCAACGGCGACGGCTTCCTCGACCTCGCGGTCGGCGCCGAGGGCGAGGCGATCGGCACCGGCGCCGGGGCGGGCGCCGTCTGGCTGCTGCGCGGCTCCGCCGGCGGGCTGACCACGACCGGGGTGCAGCACTTCAACCAGGACACCCCCGGGATCCCGGGCACCGCGGAGGCCGGCGACCTCTTCGGCTCCGACGTCCGGCTGCACGACCCCAACCGCGACGGCCGGTCCGGGCTGATCGCGGGCGCGCCGGGCGAGAACGCGGGGCAGGGGTTCGCGTGGGTGCTGCAGGCCCGTAGCAGCGGGCTGATCGCGGACGGGTCGTGGAACTTCAGCGGCGCGTCGGTGGGCGCGAACGGGGCGAACGCGCGGTTCCCGGAGACGATCGCGGAGTAG